In Helianthus annuus cultivar XRQ/B chromosome 9, HanXRQr2.0-SUNRISE, whole genome shotgun sequence, the following are encoded in one genomic region:
- the LOC110876658 gene encoding flavonoid 3'-monooxygenase codes for MSVIIIQIPVLLVGEEVAILTRALDGAMKSTVKLGQLLNVCTTNVLARVMLGRRVFGDGSGGGDPKANEFKDMVVELMVLAGEFNIGDFIPVLDWLDLQGITKKMKKLHAQFDSFLNVILEEHKSGKGGGSGHGDLLSTLIGLKEDADGEGGKLSDVEIKAFLLVCS; via the exons ATGTCGGTTATAATAATACAGATACCAGTCCTTCTAGTAGGA GAGGAGGTAGCAATACTCACGCGTGCATTAGACGGTGCCATGAAATCAACAGTAAAATTAGGTCAATTACTCAACGTGTGCACCACGAACGTATTAGCGCGAGTGATGTTAGGCCGGAGAGTGTTCGGTGATGGTAGTGGAGGCGGTGATCCGAAGGCGAATGAGTTTAAAGATATGGTGGTTGAGTTGATGGTGTTGGCCGGCGAATTTAATATTGGTGATTTTATTCCGGTGCTTGACTGGCTAGACCTACAAGGAATtacaaagaagatgaagaagctGCACGCGCAATTCGATTCGTTTCTTAATGTGATTCTGGAGGAGCATAAGTCCGGCAAAGGTGGCGGGTCAGGGCATGGTGACTTGTTGAGCACGCTGATTGGACTCAAGGAGGATGCTGATGGAGAGGGAGGGAAGCTTTCGGATGTCGAAATCAAAGCTTTTCTTCTGGTATGTTCCTAA